From the Candidatus Dadabacteria bacterium genome, one window contains:
- a CDS encoding HAD-IA family hydrolase: protein MKARALKTELLNGESVFSKNRCDAVLFDLDGVITTTEKIHSACWKKTFDEFLHAWTSRKGEGFVPFNETDDYLEHVDGKPRYEGVRGFLLSRAIELPEGDTNSPPGEQSVFGLGNRKNQLFTETLEKESPGIYQTSVALARHLKEAGFRLAVVSSSRNCRAVMKATGVENLFEVTVDGVTAAEKGLRGKPRPDTFIEAASALGAKPARSIVIEDAAAGVAAGASGGFGLVIGVARKQNEEELFSNGADMVVSDLGEFGLGA from the coding sequence GTGTCTTCTCGAAAAACAGATGCGATGCGGTTCTTTTCGATCTTGACGGGGTAATTACCACGACTGAAAAAATTCACTCGGCCTGCTGGAAAAAGACATTTGACGAGTTCCTTCATGCCTGGACAAGCAGGAAGGGGGAGGGCTTCGTTCCCTTTAACGAAACGGACGACTACCTTGAGCATGTCGACGGCAAGCCCCGTTATGAGGGCGTGCGCGGCTTTCTGCTCTCGCGCGCAATAGAACTTCCCGAGGGTGATACAAACTCCCCTCCGGGCGAGCAATCAGTTTTCGGACTCGGAAACAGGAAAAACCAGCTGTTCACGGAAACCCTTGAAAAAGAGTCTCCCGGAATCTACCAGACATCCGTCGCGCTAGCGCGCCATCTTAAGGAAGCCGGGTTTCGCCTGGCAGTCGTATCTTCAAGCAGGAACTGCCGGGCCGTGATGAAGGCCACCGGAGTAGAAAACCTTTTCGAGGTAACGGTGGACGGGGTAACGGCAGCAGAAAAAGGTCTTCGGGGAAAACCGCGACCTGATACGTTTATTGAAGCCGCCTCGGCTCTTGGAGCCAAGCCCGCAAGAAGTATCGTTATCGAGGACGCGGCGGCAGGAGTGGCAGCGGGAGCGAGTGGGGGATTCGGACTGGTAATCGGAGTAGCCAGGAAGCAAAACGAAGAGGAACTTTTTTCAAACGGAGCGGACATGGTCGTAAGCGATCTGGGAGAGTTCGGGCTTGGCGCGTAG